The sequence GGCCGTGTGCGCCTGGCCGTCGTCGGCCGTGCAACAGGCGCCACACCGGGTACACTCGAAACCGACCGACCGGATGGCGGCGGCGAGTTCGTCGACGTCGAGGTCGCGGGCGGCCGCGAGTTCGTCCGCCAGGCTGTCCATGCCGGGGGGAGGAACGGACGACTGAAAAGGCGTCCGCTGTGCAGGGGGATGAATAGCACGAATCGAAAACAGCGCGACGGCCCGTTCGATCGGACGGTGGTGTTCCTAGACGTCCAGGTAGTAGACCTGCTTGCGTGCGTCCTGGAAACTGTACCGGGAGTCGACGAGGTCGGCGTCGGTGAGTCGGTTGAGGGCGTAGCGGACGGTGCGGTCCGGTAGCAGGCTCTCTTCGGCGAGCTGACCCTGTGAGAGTGGGTGTTCGGTCTCGAGGACCTTCGCGACCAGCTTCGCGCTCGGGGGCAGCTCGCGAAGCCGCTCGCGGAACTCCTCGTTCGACTGGATGGGCGATTGTCCCTGGGTGGCGGTCGTGCTCATGTTTCTGAATGACAAACGGTTGTACGTAAAGGTTATCTATACCTGTGGCTAAATACTTAATACGATATAAGGTGTTTTCTCGAACAATATCTGTCGGTGCAGCCCGTTATCGTGACCGGGGTGGGGATTTTTGCCCCATCACATCGAAATTCTGACGTGAAACCTGGCGATCGACATGAACTCTCCTCGTGCATCCAGTACGGTTTTATCCTCGGCTCCGAGTATACATTCACAGAGTCGTGAAGGGCCAGGAGTGGTATCAGGAAGACGAGGTGGCCGAATCCTACGAGCAGAAGCGATTCTCTCGTGGGGGCCGTCTCATCGACCGCCGTGAGAAGAAAGCCGTCCTCGATGCCATCGAACCGGTCGAGGATAGAGACATCCTCGAAATCGCGTGTGGAACCGGACGGTTCACGGTGATGCTGGCCGAGCGGGGCGCGAACATCGTCGGTCTCGACATCTCCGGACCGATGTTACAGCAAGGGCGCGAGAAAGCACGCAGCGCGGGCGTCACCGATCACCTGGAATTCTTGCGGGGGGACGCCGGCCGACTGCCCTTCCCCGACGACCACTTCGACGTCGTGTTCGCGATGCGCTTTTTTCACCTGGCCGACACCCCGGAGACGTTCCTCACGGAGATGGCCCGGGTCTCGAACGATCAGGTGTTCTTCGATACGTTCAACGCCTTCTCCAGCCGGAGCGCCTACAACTGGCTGCTGCCGATGGGCTCCCGGCTGTACGATGACGAGGAGGTTCGCGAACTCATCGATGACGCGGGGCTGTCACTTGGGGACTCCGCCCACGATTTCGTGTTGCCCTACGGACTGTACCGAAAGATCCCCGACTGGCTCGCCGATCCGCTCCGCGAGGTAGACTCCTCGGTCATCGACCGGGAAATCGGGCGACGCCTCGCCTCCGTGTCCTACTGGAACACGTCCGTTCGGCGGTGACGGACGAGACGAGCGCTTTTTACAGCCCGGGCGGCTTGTCGCGATTATGCACCTTACCGTGGTGGTGCCCACACTCAACGCCCGTGATCGGCTGGCGACGTCACTCGACGCGCTGGCCGAACACGCCCCCGACGCGGAAATCGTCGTGGTCAACGGGCCGTCCTCGGACGGCACGTCGGGGATGGTCAGGAACCACCCGGCACCGGACGTCCTCGTCGAACTCTCCGAGCGCAATCTGAACACGGCCCGGAACGCTGGCATCGCTGCGGCGGACGGCGACATCGTCGCGTTCGTCAGTCAGGATTCTCGGATCGAGGCGGGGTGGACCGAGACCGTCGTCGGCGTGATCGAGGACGGTGCCGACGTCGTGACGGGTCCCGTTCACCGCTGCGTCGACGGTGGCGTCACCACCGAGTCCCTCGAGACTGCCTCGATAGGGCCGCGGTCGATCCGGTATTTCGACGGTGGCAACGTGGCCTTCACCCGGTCGACGATCGAGACGCTCGACGGGTTCGACCAGCACCTGCATACGGGCGCGGCGCGGGACGCCGCCCACCGACTCGCCGGCATGGACGTGACCGTCGAGTGGGAGCCGGGCATGGTGGTCTTGCGCCAGGAGACCGACGACGCCATCCACCGCATCGGCGAGGACGAGTTGCCGACGATCCTGGGGCTCAAATACCACTCGCTCGGGTACCGCCTGGGGAAGAATTACGGATTGCGGGGGCGCTCGGTGACGAGTGCGCTGGGACATCTCATCGAGGAGGCCACAGACGAGGGCTGGAACGTCTTCCGGGGCGAGACGCGGGCGTCGGCGTGGGTCGCGACGGGCCGATCGGTGCTGACGAACCTACTCAAAGGAACACAGGACGGTCTCTCCGCCCGCATGAAGGACCGATCGCCGACGCGAAATCCACATGGTGTCTCGGCCGGATCGCACCCACCGGTCGCCACCTACTCGCTGTGAGGGAGTGGCGTGCTATTCGTTCGGCCCGAGTCCAGGGATGATCCGTGAGGCGTTCTTCGAGAAGACGCGTTTCATCTGGTCTCCGGGGATGTCCAGTGTCAGCATCTCCATGACGGCGACGTTGGGGTGAGTCGAGGGTGATCCGCTCCCGAAGAGGACACGATCCGGGTGCTCGATGATGGCGCGTTCGAGCAGTCCCCGGTAGCGGACGATGCTCGTATCGAGGTAGAGGCCGTCGTGACGGCCGAGGAGTGAGATCGCCTCGCTCATCAGATCGCGATCGAGCGGGTAGCCGCCGAAGTGCGAGAGGATGATCGGAATGGGGCGCTGGAGAATCGTCGACGCGACCTCGAGTGGCGGGAAGCCACGTCCGCCGTGGACGAGTATCGGCAGTCCGACGTCTTCGAGGACGTCGAGGACGTCCTCGGTCGGGAACCCGTCGCGGGTCGGATCGAGTTTGAACCCGTGGAAGCGGTCGTCGTAGGCGTACTGCTCGATGTCCTCCGGGGACGTCTGCCACTCGTGACGGGTTGCGGCGAGGTTCTGCAGTGGCGCTGTGATCGACCCGACTTCGTACGGTCCGTCGATACGTGCGAACGCGATGAAGGGCCGTTCGACGGCCTGGCGGGCGACGGCGTTGTTCGCTCGGAGGTAGCCCTGCTCTCCTTTCTGTGCCTCGGGGAACACCACGGAGCGGACGATCCCCGCCTGATGGTTCTCCCGTTCGAGCTCCTCTGCGTCGAGAGTCCGGCCACGAACGGGACGCCCGGGCCCGGCGTGGAGTCGCGCGTGTACGTCGACTGCCCGGAACCCGTGTTCCAGCTCCAGCATTCGTCTGTCAGTCGGAGGGCCTGCCATATTGGTGTGACGGTCAGTCAAAGCGGGCGGGCTCTATCGTGTGAGGGCGGGCGTCGGTGTGACGACCCTTAGTTGGCCGCGTGATCGGGCGGTCCAGGCCCGGAATCGTCGCTATCCTCGTCTTCGGTATCCTCGTCGTCCCCGTCGACAAATTCGGGGGGACCATGTCGCTCGTCATCGGAGTCGTTCTCACCGTCTGGCCGCTCGTCGGAGGGGGCGTGCTCGACAGGCGGACCCTGATCGTGTTCGTCAGGACCACCCGCGTTTGCGAAGGACGGGGGGCCGTTGCGATCGTCGTCCGTTTCATCGTCCTCGTCGGTGTCGTTGCCGGCATCGTCAGCACCGTTCGGCCCACCTGCGTGGTCGGGCGGTCCCTGGCCGTTCCCGGCGGCGGGATTGTTTGCGTGGACGAAGTCGGCGATGTGCTGACCGATCGGACCGTCGACGTCCTCACTCTGGAGGAAGCCGATGAAGGCGACCAGCGACGTCGCGAAGTCGTTGTTCGCGGTCGTGTCGTTCTCGGCGACCAGGTCCACCGAGGTGGTCGCGCGCTCGTCTTCGACTGTCGCGGTGACGTAGACGGTCACGTTCTCGGTGGGCGGGGACAGCGTGAGGGTGCCGTTCGGGGCAGTGTGCGTGCCGTCGTGTTCGTACTGGTTCCCGCTCTCTACCGTGACGGTGGCGTTCTCGACGTGATCGCCGTCTTCGGTCACGTCGATGGCCAGCTCGCCGTCGTCGGTCTGCGTCGCGGCGACCGACAGGTCGGTCGCGGTGAGCGTGGCGGTCGTCGTGGCGTTCAGATCGTCTACCGTTGCGGAGACGGTGACGGTCAGATCATCGTCCGGGGCGGGTAGCTCGACCGTCCCGTTCACGTCGGTCTCGTGGGTTTCGTTCAGGGCGGCGTACGAGACGTTCTCCTCGGTTGTGACGGTCACCGAGGCGTTCTCGACGGGTTCGCCGTACTGTGTGACAGTCACGATCGCACGTTCGCCCGCGTCCTGTTCGACGGTGACGTCGAGTGACTCGGCGGGCGCCACGAGGGTGACGTTCCGGGTCACGTTCGTTCCGCCGTGAGCGACCGCGAGCGTCACGTCGGCGCTCTCGTTCGGTGCGGGGAGGACGACCGTCCCGTTCGAGTCGGTCGTCATGGCCTCCCCGGCCGAATAATTCTCGGGAGCGGTCACCTGTACCGTCGCGTTCTCGACGACAGTGTCGTTTTCCGTCACCGTGACGACGGCCTCCCCGGAGTCACGCTGCTGCTCGACGTCGACAGCGAGCGTCTCGGCGTCCGCCGCGGCCACCGCCGGCACGGCGACGGCGGCGACCACGAGCAGGGCGACGAGGGCCGAAAGCGTTTGCGTTCGATTCGGTGTCATTACGAGTCCGGCTTTCCTCGCCGTCTCCATAAACCGGCCAGACGCTGGCTCCGCGTTGGTGCGCGTTGGCGCGATTTATGGACAATTAACCCGAATTCAGCCGCGTTTCGCGCCCCGGTTCAGGAGAGTTCGAGGACAACTCGATCGCCGGGTCCGACACCGAAACCGTCCTCGCCCCGCCCTCGGTTTACCGCAAGCTCGACGTTGTCGTGGCTGCCGACTGTGACGAGGCGCTGGCCGTGTTCGACCGCTGCGTACGTTCGACGGGCCGGCACCGACTCCCCGTTAACGATTACCTCGGTACCGACGTGCCCGTCGAGGACGGTCCCCGGGACGTTCGTGATGGCGTTTCCGAATCCGTCGACGACGAGAACGTCACCGCGTACGGCTCCGTCGAGACTGTCCGGCTCCGGGAACGTGACCGTCTCGTATTCGTGGGTGTGCGTGAACCGATCGTCCGCCGCGAGTATCTCGGCCCCCCGTTCGTGGATCTCCGCCGCGAGCGGGGCGAAGACGTCCCGTCCGTGAAACGTCGTGCTCGCGGGCTCGTCGAACGCGACATGATATGCGCTGATATCGTCAGACAGCCGCCTCGCTGCGGGGAGCAGGAGGCCGTTGTCGGGGCCGACGAGCACGTGGTCGCCCGCTTTGAGAGCCAGGACGGCTCGATCGGTGCCGACGCCCGGATCCACGACGGCCAGATGGACGGCGGGCGGGAACGTCGGGAACACTTCGCGAAGCCAGAACGCGGCCGCTCTAACGTCCTGGCGTGGCAGGTCATGCGTGACGTCGACGAGTTGAGCGTCGGTCCGACTGAGAATCGCACCCTTCATGGCCGCTGGATACGGCGAACCGAAGTCGGAGGCGAGGGTGAGCACGCCAATCACCCCAGCGGCACGGAGTCGGTGTCGCCGACTCGCTGGATCCGTTCGATGCCGTCGATTTCCTCGATGGTCTCGACGACGGGTTCGGGCAACAAGGGGCGCCATTCCTCGCCCTTGACCATCTTTTTGCGGATCACCGAGCCCTTGAGAACCTCGCGATCGAACATCGGGGACTGGCGAACCTCGGTGCCGGACTCCTCGAACAACTGAATGACGAGCGGGTTGTTCGAATATGCCACGTCGAACCGCGGGCTCATGCTCTCGAGGTGGCTCACCCAGACGGAGTTGCGATTGATGTCCTCGATGGGGACGACGTAGGTAACGATCTCGTCGATGTGGGCCAGGGACTTCGTGATCATCATGATCCGCTCGCCGGCGGTGAAGGGATTGCGTTCGGTGTGGCTCCGGTCGGCGCTCCCGATTCCGATGACCAGTTCGTCAACTTCGGCGATGATCTCGTCGATGACCTGTTGGTGGCCGTTGTGGTATGGCTGAAATCGTCCGATGTAGAACCCGCGGGTCATCCTTTCCAATCCCTAGCGTGGGTGGGGTTACTAAGGTTGTTATTGATCGCGAGACCGCCGAAACCCGCGAAATCGCCAGGTGCCGCCGGGTTGGCGTCGAGCGAAGGGAGAAAGTATATCAAGCTACCAGCCCTGATTTCGACCCGTCGAAACACTTCTATGAGCAACGATCCCACGACCGATGCTCCCGGTCGCGAGCCAGACGAGCCACCGCAGGTCGATGATTCTACGGACGCTACCCCCGACGATCTGGGGAGCAGCGTGGATGCGTCGGGAGACGTGGAAATCGACGAAGAAAACGCCGAAGACGACCTGCTCGGCGGACTGCGCTTCGAGAGCACCGGGGACATCTCCGTGCCCGAACGCCTCGTCGATCAGGTCATCGGCCAGGAGGCCGCCCGGAAGATCGTCAAGCGGGCAGCCAAGCAACACCGACACGTGATGATGATCGGCTCCCCCGGCACGGGGAAGTCGATGCTCGCGAAGGCGATGGCTCGACTCCTGCCGCCCGAGAATCTCCAGGACGTTCTCGTTTACCACAATCCCGACGACTCGAACGAACCGAAGATACGGACCGTTCCCACCGGGAAGGGCGAACAGATCGTCGAGGCCCACAAAGAAGAGGCACGCAAGCGCAACCAGATGCGCTCGTTCCTGATGTGGATCATCATCGCCATCATCGTCGGCTACTCCCTTCTCATCGCCCGCCAGGTTCTGCTCGGCCTGCTGGCGGCCGCGGTCATCTACTTCGCGTTCCGCTACAGCAACCGTGGCAGCGACGCGATGGTCCCGAAACTCCTCCTCAACAACGCGGACCGACAGACGGCACCGTTCGAGGATGCGACCGGTGCCCACGCCGGTGCGCTGCTCGGTGACGTGCGCCACGACCCGTTCCAGTCAGGTGGAATGGAGACGCCGAGTCACGACCGGGTCGAGGCCGGCGCCATGCACAAGGCCCACAAAGGGGTGTTGTTCATCGACGAGATCAACACTCTGGACATCCGCAGCCAGCAGAAGCTGATGACGGCCATCCAGGAGGGCGAGTTCGCCATTACCGGCCAGTCCGAACGCTCCTCGGGAGCGATGGTGCAGACGGAGCCGGTCCCGTGTGACTTCATCATGGTTGCAGCGGGGAACATGGACGCGATGGAGAACATGCACCCGGCCCTGCGGGACCGCATCAAGGGATACGGGTACGAGGTCTACATGGAGGACACCATCGAGGATACGCCCGATATGCGCCGGCAATACGTCCGGTTCGTCGCCCAGGAGGCGGAGAAGGACGGCCGGGTTCCCCACTTCAATCCGGATGCAGTCCGGGAGATCATTCTCGAATCGAAACGGCGGTCGGGACGAAAGGACCACCTGACCCTCAAACTCCGCGACCTCGGGGGACTGGTCCGGGTCGCCGGTGACATCGCCAAATCGGAGGGCGAGGAGTTCGTCGAACGCGAGCACGTCCTCGAGGCGAAAAAGCGCTCCCGGTCGATCGAACAGCAGTTCGCGGACGACTACATCGACCGTCGCAAGGACTACGAGCTCAAGGTCACCGAGGGCAGTGCCGTGGGCCGCGTCAATGGTCTCGCGGTGATGGGCGGGGACTCCGGTATCGTGCTCCCGGTCATGGCCGAAGTGACGCCGCGCCAGGGCGAGGGTGGCGAGGTCATCGCGACCGGTCAGCTGAAGGAGATGGCGATGGAGGCGGTCGACAACGTCTCCGCCATCATCAAGAAGTACTCCGATCAGGACATCTCGGAGAAGGACATCCACGTTCAGTTCGTTCAGACCCAGGGCGTGGAGGGCGACTCCGCGTCCATCACGGTTGCGACCGCGGTCATCTCCGCCCTCGAAGACATCCCCATCGCCCAGGACCTCGCGATGACCGGATCGCTCTCGGTCAGGGGTGACGTCTTGCCGGTTGGTGGGGTCACCCACAAGATCGAGGCCGCCGCGAAGGCGGGCTACGAGCGGGTCATCATTCCGAAGGCGAACGAACAGGACGTGATGATCGAGGAGGAATACGAGGAGCAGATCGAGATCATCCCGGTCTCGCACATCTCCGAGGTCCTCGATCACGCCCTCGTCGGCGAACCAGAGAAGGACTCGATGGTCGATCGTCTCAAGTCGATCACGGGCAAGGCCCTCGAGGCCGCCGAAGGGTCGGAGGCACCCAGCGGCAGTCCCAGTCCGCAGTGACCTGACTGCCTGGATCGATCCCGCCTCACGAACCGTTTTATTCTCGCCCGGCGACAACGCAGACGATGACGCGCTGGGGTGTATTTCTCGGCCTCGTTCTCTTCGTGACAGCCGTGGTCGTCGTGCTCGCCAGATCGTCCGCCCGGGCGCTCGACGACGAACTGGCGTCGGTAAGTGGACGGGCCCTCAGGTGGAACGTGGCCGTCAGCCAGGCACTCGTTGCGATACTCGTTCTCGCCGGTGCGTGGCTCGTGGGGGTTCCCTGGACGGCGTTGGGCCTCGGGAGCGCGATTGGGCCGACCGGTGAGTCGCTCATGCTGGGTCTCGCCCTCGGCGCGCCGATCGCGCTCGGAAACGCTCTCCTCTCACGGAGTCTCGATGCGAAATTCCTCCGAGATGCCGCGGTCCTCAGACGGCGGCTCGCTCCGGACACCGCGATCGGGTGGGTTACACTCCTCATCGTCGTGATCCCGGCCGTCGCGGTCGCCGAGGAACTGCTGTTCAGGGGCGCCCTCGTTGGTGCCCTCGCCGTTGGATTTCCCGTCTCGCCGTGGCTGCTCGCGGTGCTGTCGAGTCTGGCGTTCGGCGCTGCCCACGCGGCACAGGGCACGATGGGTATCGTCGTCGCTGGCGTCCTGGGGTTCGTCCTTGCCATCGGATTCGTCCTGTCCGGCGACCTCCTCGTCGTCATCGTCGCTCACGTCGTCGTCGACGTGGTCGAATTCGCCGTTCACGAGGGGCCCGTCTAATGCCCTTCGATGGACCGAAGCCGCTCCTCGATGGCTTCGGGCGCACCGCTCGGGCCGTCGCGGACGCGGTGGTCCGGGATGACGAGCGGCGTTGGGTTCTCCCGGAGAGCCGTCCGGACGGTTTCCCGCCCGCTGTCGGCGTCATCGAGTGCGGCGGTCGAACGGGCGACCGTTTCGACCGTCGCGGTCTCGCCGTACGGGATCGCGCGCACGGTCTCGAGGACCGCTCGCTGATTCGTCGGTACCGTAAGCCCCACGTCCACGTCCGCGAAGTCGTCTGGTTCGCCCTCCAGATAGGCGTCGATCCGATCGAGGAGGGGGTGGTCGCCGCCCGCCTTGGGGTCCGGCGTCCTGGGAAAGGATACACTGATGAGCTTCGATCCGGCGACGCCGATCTGGATGGAGCGGTCGAGCAGCGTCGATTCGCGAGCGTAGATGCCGGCGGCCTCCATGGCTGAAGGGTGGGTCGCCCGGGGCAAGAACGTTCGCCACGATCCGCAACTCTTATGCACAGACTAGTGCATTGATGTACAATAATGGACGAAACGAAGACGCTCGCACCTGCGGTCCGATCGATCCTGCGGGCGGCCGACGAACGAGCCGAACCGGAGGGGCGCGTCTCCGTCGACGGCCGCTCGTTGACGGCGGCGATCGAGGCGTCGGACGGAACCGACCGAACGCCGATCATCGCGGAGGTGAAACCGACGAGTCCCACCACCGACGGGACGCGGACCGGCGATCCCGTCGCGATCGCCCGCGAGATGGAGGCCGGCGGTGCGACGGCACTTTCGGTGCTGACAGAACCCGAGCACTTCGGCGGGTCGACGGACGCACTCGAGCGCGTTCGAGACGCAGTCGAGGTTCCCGTGCTCCGCAAGGATTTCCTCCAGAGTGAGGCACAACTCGATGCGGTCGCCGCCGACGCGGTGCTGCTTATCGCGCGGTTCGTCGACGACCTCCCAGCCCTCCTCACGGGGGCCCGCGACCGCGGGATGGAAGCGCTCGTGGAGGTGCACTCCCGCGAGGAACTCGCGGCGGCGATCGATGCCGGCGCGACCCTCGTGGGCGTCAACAACCGCGACCTCGCCACGCTCGAGGTCGAGCTGGCGACGTTCGAGCGCGTCGCCCCCGACGCACCGGAGGACGTGACGCTCGTCGCGGAAAGCGGCATTGCGAACCAGGCGGACGCCAGACGGATGCGAGCGGCCGGCGCTGACGCGTTACTCGTGGGCACGGCGATCATGGACGGTGACGTTCGCGATCGGACGCGGGAGCTGGTCGCAGCATGAGCGTCGGTACTTTCGGCGACTACGGCGGCCAGTACGTGCCGGAGGCGTTGATGCCGGCCGTCGAGGAGCTCGCGGACGCCTACGAACGGTACGTTCTCGAAAACGAGGACGGGTTCGTGGACGAACTCCGTCGCCATCTGCGCGATTTCGGGGGGCGACCCACGCCGCTCCAGCGCGCGGCGGCCCTGAGCGAGCGCTACGGACACGACGTGTACCTCAAGCGAGAGGACCTCTTGCACGGCGGCGCACACAAGCTCAACAACGCGCTCGGCCAGGTCCTGCTCGCGCAGTACATGGGCAAAGAGCGGATCGTCGCGGAGACCGGTGCCGGCCAGCACGGCACCGCTACCGCCATGGCCTGTGCATATCTCGACGTGGACTGCGAGATCTACATGGGCCGGACCGACATCAACCGCCAGCGCCCCAACGTCTTCCGCATGCGCACGCA is a genomic window of Halanaeroarchaeum sulfurireducens containing:
- the trpC gene encoding indole-3-glycerol phosphate synthase yields the protein MDETKTLAPAVRSILRAADERAEPEGRVSVDGRSLTAAIEASDGTDRTPIIAEVKPTSPTTDGTRTGDPVAIAREMEAGGATALSVLTEPEHFGGSTDALERVRDAVEVPVLRKDFLQSEAQLDAVAADAVLLIARFVDDLPALLTGARDRGMEALVEVHSREELAAAIDAGATLVGVNNRDLATLEVELATFERVAPDAPEDVTLVAESGIANQADARRMRAAGADALLVGTAIMDGDVRDRTRELVAA
- a CDS encoding MGMT family protein; this translates as MEAAGIYARESTLLDRSIQIGVAGSKLISVSFPRTPDPKAGGDHPLLDRIDAYLEGEPDDFADVDVGLTVPTNQRAVLETVRAIPYGETATVETVARSTAALDDADSGRETVRTALRENPTPLVIPDHRVRDGPSGAPEAIEERLRSIEGH
- the lonB gene encoding ATP-dependent protease LonB; amino-acid sequence: MSNDPTTDAPGREPDEPPQVDDSTDATPDDLGSSVDASGDVEIDEENAEDDLLGGLRFESTGDISVPERLVDQVIGQEAARKIVKRAAKQHRHVMMIGSPGTGKSMLAKAMARLLPPENLQDVLVYHNPDDSNEPKIRTVPTGKGEQIVEAHKEEARKRNQMRSFLMWIIIAIIVGYSLLIARQVLLGLLAAAVIYFAFRYSNRGSDAMVPKLLLNNADRQTAPFEDATGAHAGALLGDVRHDPFQSGGMETPSHDRVEAGAMHKAHKGVLFIDEINTLDIRSQQKLMTAIQEGEFAITGQSERSSGAMVQTEPVPCDFIMVAAGNMDAMENMHPALRDRIKGYGYEVYMEDTIEDTPDMRRQYVRFVAQEAEKDGRVPHFNPDAVREIILESKRRSGRKDHLTLKLRDLGGLVRVAGDIAKSEGEEFVEREHVLEAKKRSRSIEQQFADDYIDRRKDYELKVTEGSAVGRVNGLAVMGGDSGIVLPVMAEVTPRQGEGGEVIATGQLKEMAMEAVDNVSAIIKKYSDQDISEKDIHVQFVQTQGVEGDSASITVATAVISALEDIPIAQDLAMTGSLSVRGDVLPVGGVTHKIEAAAKAGYERVIIPKANEQDVMIEEEYEEQIEIIPVSHISEVLDHALVGEPEKDSMVDRLKSITGKALEAAEGSEAPSGSPSPQ
- a CDS encoding MarR family transcriptional regulator; the protein is MSTTATQGQSPIQSNEEFRERLRELPPSAKLVAKVLETEHPLSQGQLAEESLLPDRTVRYALNRLTDADLVDSRYSFQDARKQVYYLDV
- a CDS encoding SAM hydrolase/SAM-dependent halogenase family protein translates to MLTLASDFGSPYPAAMKGAILSRTDAQLVDVTHDLPRQDVRAAAFWLREVFPTFPPAVHLAVVDPGVGTDRAVLALKAGDHVLVGPDNGLLLPAARRLSDDISAYHVAFDEPASTTFHGRDVFAPLAAEIHERGAEILAADDRFTHTHEYETVTFPEPDSLDGAVRGDVLVVDGFGNAITNVPGTVLDGHVGTEVIVNGESVPARRTYAAVEHGQRLVTVGSHDNVELAVNRGRGEDGFGVGPGDRVVLELS
- a CDS encoding class I SAM-dependent methyltransferase, with amino-acid sequence MKGQEWYQEDEVAESYEQKRFSRGGRLIDRREKKAVLDAIEPVEDRDILEIACGTGRFTVMLAERGANIVGLDISGPMLQQGREKARSAGVTDHLEFLRGDAGRLPFPDDHFDVVFAMRFFHLADTPETFLTEMARVSNDQVFFDTFNAFSSRSAYNWLLPMGSRLYDDEEVRELIDDAGLSLGDSAHDFVLPYGLYRKIPDWLADPLREVDSSVIDREIGRRLASVSYWNTSVRR
- a CDS encoding nicotinamide-nucleotide adenylyltransferase, with amino-acid sequence MTRGFYIGRFQPYHNGHQQVIDEIIAEVDELVIGIGSADRSHTERNPFTAGERIMMITKSLAHIDEIVTYVVPIEDINRNSVWVSHLESMSPRFDVAYSNNPLVIQLFEESGTEVRQSPMFDREVLKGSVIRKKMVKGEEWRPLLPEPVVETIEEIDGIERIQRVGDTDSVPLG
- a CDS encoding amidohydrolase family protein, giving the protein MLELEHGFRAVDVHARLHAGPGRPVRGRTLDAEELERENHQAGIVRSVVFPEAQKGEQGYLRANNAVARQAVERPFIAFARIDGPYEVGSITAPLQNLAATRHEWQTSPEDIEQYAYDDRFHGFKLDPTRDGFPTEDVLDVLEDVGLPILVHGGRGFPPLEVASTILQRPIPIILSHFGGYPLDRDLMSEAISLLGRHDGLYLDTSIVRYRGLLERAIIEHPDRVLFGSGSPSTHPNVAVMEMLTLDIPGDQMKRVFSKNASRIIPGLGPNE
- a CDS encoding DUF4198 domain-containing protein, whose translation is MTPNRTQTLSALVALLVVAAVAVPAVAAADAETLAVDVEQQRDSGEAVVTVTENDTVVENATVQVTAPENYSAGEAMTTDSNGTVVLPAPNESADVTLAVAHGGTNVTRNVTLVAPAESLDVTVEQDAGERAIVTVTQYGEPVENASVTVTTEENVSYAALNETHETDVNGTVELPAPDDDLTVTVSATVDDLNATTTATLTATDLSVAATQTDDGELAIDVTEDGDHVENATVTVESGNQYEHDGTHTAPNGTLTLSPPTENVTVYVTATVEDERATTSVDLVAENDTTANNDFATSLVAFIGFLQSEDVDGPIGQHIADFVHANNPAAGNGQGPPDHAGGPNGADDAGNDTDEDDETDDDRNGPPSFANAGGPDEHDQGPPVEHAPSDERPDGENDSDDERHGPPEFVDGDDEDTEDEDSDDSGPGPPDHAAN
- a CDS encoding CPBP family intramembrane glutamic endopeptidase — translated: MTRWGVFLGLVLFVTAVVVVLARSSARALDDELASVSGRALRWNVAVSQALVAILVLAGAWLVGVPWTALGLGSAIGPTGESLMLGLALGAPIALGNALLSRSLDAKFLRDAAVLRRRLAPDTAIGWVTLLIVVIPAVAVAEELLFRGALVGALAVGFPVSPWLLAVLSSLAFGAAHAAQGTMGIVVAGVLGFVLAIGFVLSGDLLVVIVAHVVVDVVEFAVHEGPV
- a CDS encoding glycosyltransferase family 2 protein, which encodes MHLTVVVPTLNARDRLATSLDALAEHAPDAEIVVVNGPSSDGTSGMVRNHPAPDVLVELSERNLNTARNAGIAAADGDIVAFVSQDSRIEAGWTETVVGVIEDGADVVTGPVHRCVDGGVTTESLETASIGPRSIRYFDGGNVAFTRSTIETLDGFDQHLHTGAARDAAHRLAGMDVTVEWEPGMVVLRQETDDAIHRIGEDELPTILGLKYHSLGYRLGKNYGLRGRSVTSALGHLIEEATDEGWNVFRGETRASAWVATGRSVLTNLLKGTQDGLSARMKDRSPTRNPHGVSAGSHPPVATYSL